The Medicago truncatula cultivar Jemalong A17 chromosome 4, MtrunA17r5.0-ANR, whole genome shotgun sequence genome includes a region encoding these proteins:
- the LOC25491332 gene encoding zinc finger Ran-binding domain-containing protein 2 gives MSRPGDWNCRSCQHMNFQRRESCQRCGDSKYGERVDYGSVFGGIRGGSSFGLSGSDVRLGDWYCGAGNCGAHNFASRLSCFKCGAFKDDLAGGGYNNSDILLSRGFGGSTRPGWKSGDWICNRLGCNEHNFASRMECFKCSAPRDTY, from the exons ATGAGTAGGCCAGGAGATTGGAACTGCAGGTCATGCCAGCACATGAACTTTCAAAGGCGCGAATCGTGTCAAAGATGCGGCGATTCAAAGTATGGAGAGAGAGTTGATTATGGATCAGTTTTTGGAGGAATTAGAGGAGGATCTTCATTTGGTTTAAGTGGTTCGGATGTTCGTTTAGGTGATTGGTATTGTGGTGCTGGTAATTGTGGTGCACACAACTTTGCCAGTCGTTTAAGTTGCTTCAAATGTGGTGCTTTCAAAGATGACCTAGCTGGAGGAGGATATAATAATAGTGATATTTTGCTTTCAAGAGGTTTCGGTGGAAGTACAAGACCTGGATGGAAATCTGGTGATTGGATATGCAACAG ATTAGGATGCAATGAACACAACTTTGCTAGCAGAATGGAATGTTTCAAATGCAGCGCACCAAGAGACACCTACTAG
- the LOC25491331 gene encoding 3-isopropylmalate dehydratase small subunit 1: MAFSSSITTIPQTLNFTSSNKLSLSSSTTSFHLSFPSFQSNSFKTITTTSPHITRAHAPPSPVTTTAASSFHGLCYVVGDNIDTDQIIPAEHLTLVPSNPDEYQKLGSFALIGLPDSYSVRFVESGETKTKYSIIIGGANFGCGSSREHAPVALGASGAAAVVAESYARIFFRNSVATGEVYPLESETRLCEECRTGDVVTVELEENRLINHTTGKEYQLKPIGDAGPVIEAGGIFAYARKTGMIPTR, from the exons ATGGCGTTTTCATCTTCAATCACAACCATACCACAAACCCTAAACTTCACTTCCTCTAACAAACTCTCACTCTCTTCTTCAACGACGTCGTTTCATCTCTCATTTCCTTCATTTCAATCCAACTCCTTCAAAACTATCACCACCACCTCTCCACATATCACACGCGCCCACGCGCCACCTTCTCCCGTTACCACCACCGCTGCTTCATCTTTTCACGGTCTCTGCTATGTCGTCGGTGATAACATCGACACTGATCAAATCATCCCTGCTGAGCATCTTACATTAGTTCCTTCCAATCCTGATGAGTATCAGAAGCTTGGTTCGTTTGCCTTAATCGGACTTCCTGATTCGTACAGCGTACGATTTGTTGAATCCGGTGAAACTAAAACGAAATACTCCATTATCATCGGTGGTGCTAATTTTGGATGTGGATCATCTCGTGAACATGCGCCGGTGGCGTTAG gTGCTTCTGGTGCTGCTGCTGTTGTGGCGGAATCGTATGCAAGGATCTTTTTCCGAAACTCAGTGGCAACTGGTGAGGTGTATCCATTGGAGTCAGAGACGAGGTTGTGTGAGGAGTGTCGTACGGGAGATGTGGTGACGGTCGAGCTTGAGGAGAATCGGTTGATTAATCATACGACTGGAAAGGAGTATCAGTTGAAGCCGATTGGGGATGCTGGTCCAGTGATTGAGGCTGGTGGGATCTTTGCTTATGCTAGGAAAACTGGCATGATTCCTACCAGATGA